CTGGGTTCATGTTCCTCAGAGTTCATGTTCCTCTGGGTTCACGTTCCTCTGGGTTCATGTTCTTCAGGGTTCATGTTCCTCAGAGTTCATGTTCCTCAGAGTTCATGTTCCTCTGGGTTCATGTTCCTCAGAGTTCATGTTCCTCTGGGTTCACGTTCCTCTGGGTTCATGTTCTTCAGGGTTCACGTTCCTCAGAGTTCATGTTCCTCAGAGTTCATGTTCCTCTGGGTTCACGTTCCTCAGAGTTCATGTTCCTCAGAGTTCACGTTCCTCAGAGTTCATGTTCTTCTGGGTTCATGTTCCTCTGGGTTCATGTTCTTCAGGTTTCACGTTCCTCAGAGTTCATGTTCCTCTGGGTTCACGTTCCTCAGAGTTCATGTTCCTCTGGGTTCACGTTACTCTGGGTTCATGTTCCTCAGGGTTCATGTTCCTCAGAGTTCATGTTCCTCTGGGTTCACGTTCCTCTGGGTTCACGTTCCTCAGAGTTCATGTTCCTCTGGGTTCATGTTCCTCTGGGTTCATGTTCTTCAGGGTTCATGTTCCTCAGAGTTCATGTTCCTCAGAGTTCATGTTCCTCTGGGTTCACGTTCCTCTGGGTTCACGTTCCTCAGAGTTCATGTTCCTCAGAGTTCATGTTCCTCAGAGTTCACGTTCCTCTGGGTTCACGTTCCTCTGGGTTCATGTTCCTCTGGGTTCACGTTCCTCTGGGTTCACGTTCTTCTGGGTTCATGTTCCTCAGAGTTCATGTTCCTCAGAGTTCATGttcctgcacatttgtgtgtgtgtgtggcgttTCCATGACTCACTTCTGGTCTTCTTGACTTACTTCTGGTCTTCTTGACTTTGTGGGAGCAGGGTTTGGACACCTTGACTGTAGTCTGACACTCTGCGTTAAAGAGCGCCCGCTTCAGGGTTCCAGACCGGGCCTTGGTGTTGGTGGCGGTGTCGCAGGGACTCCACGGCCCGAACTTGTACTTACAGTCACCTGAGGAGATATTTCAGCCTTTAACACCCTGAGCTACCTCAGGAAACGAGTTTGAATCCTTACCGTCTCCGATGTTTCCTTTCAATAACTCCTGTTATCTTTTAACTCTGTGGAGAGTTGAAAGATAACAGGAGGGGATCTTCACCAAGCAGCAGGATGTGAGCAGCTGATTCTCATAACTTAACTTATAAGTAACTACATTAAAACAACTATCTATCCCCAAAAGCTGCTGAACATTCAGTAAATTCCTCTTTAAATCATTTGAAATTCTGTATGTATTGAAATACACTTTTtataattactttttaatgcTGAAAGTAAAATATTCAGTTTGATTTCATGTGAATTTGTTAACAAAACTCAGTGTTGGTTTCGATTGATGCACATCCTGTTTTAAATGCTCATTTAAACAAAGATAAAGTCAATCTGGGATCAATAATCAGCCTGTTGCATGTTATTGTGTGTTATCTGTGTGGAACATCCAAATTCCACACAGAAGGAACCAGCTGGGATTAGAACCAGGAACCTTTCTGCTGGGAGTAGACGGAGCCAGCTGTCAGAAGTGGCCTAACATCTGCATTATatgatttgattgattgatgttCTGCTCAGGTCCCACATGAACGGCATCGGACCGATAACGCTTCAGttattggctgtgttccaaaccgcatacttctcctactactcatactaactttctgagttagtatgcgagtttgagtaagcgagaagttcccagatgcatactagattctccgaaatgttgggtatgcatcatgaggttactactcatattcaaactacccaagatgcaacgtaacgtgacgtcgccgatcgtcatttcctgtcaaaacggcagtttcaagctaactacaacaagggtaggttcacttcctgttttcaaaacaaaagctccTATTGTatagtaatggctttccctatgataaaaggcaacgggtattttatttttgtgaaaataaccggaagtgcgctGCTaactacccaggctccgccctcgcaatgacgcaacaccttcggctctgctacacttactcaggcaaactgctcattcaggtggattcgagttcccgaaaaaatgggaactccacccactttgtcagtaagcaatcaactttgagcagcgccaacggcccagggtagaggcgtgttcaaggtagtgacgtggttgaactgccactcaacccatggattgtacacggaagcgcttcattcaatatcaacatggagcagcgtcaagcttttgacactgctgtagatgctgtaatgaaagtgttcgacgggagattctcgttaaaaatcgagcaaagaacagcccttgaatcatttcttgacaggaaagacgttttcgccttgctccctactggctttggtaagagtttaatctaccagttagctccgctggtagctaaatcatacgtctgaggaaagagtggtgtgattggcttaagcttaggcacagccttttctggccacaaccagtagcaacccgagggaggcgggttgaccaggccatttcgaatcgtattcgttatggtcttggtcagaccagaatctcgaagagatttgaaagtctatgttaatcaggctagctGCTAACtacagctagctttagtagcgccgaattcgtgggaacaaaattgtaaacagccggtattttgtcaggttttcaacacgttggggatctaaacaactactttctcgcctgaaaatgtttcaaatgttgctaaagtttacagagtttagagcttaagggaaatcagcttcaggccggctgatttcggctcgggcaggagcgaaatgcattgtgggtaaacgctctgcatactgtctgatcgatgagtatgcagtatgtagtatgcggtttcgaacaaagCCATTCAGGAGTGTTGAAGCTGTGTGACGCTTACTGATGTCCTTCTTCCAGTTGCAGGGGATCTTGCAGTGGATCTTGTCGGTGTGATCTTTGCACGTGGCCTCTCTCAGACCCTCCCCACAGTCGCCGTGCTCCGGCACACATTTCCCATACTTGGTCTCTCCGGGGCTGCACTCGGAGGCGGGCCGAGACTTGTCATGTTTACCACCTGCGGAACAAAGAGACACACCTGAGTCGCCTGCATCCACGTCGCACAGATTAATCGTACAGAGTTGTATGAACATTGTGGTGGCTTTGAAAGGTTCTGGCTcgcatgtggagttcctcagggctcCATTCTGGGCCTGTGCTGTTCTCACCGTACATGTTTTTAGGAGATCTAAGATCACTTGCTTCACGGATGATATTCAAATCTTCCTGCTTGTTAAAGTCAAAACTAAAGCTTCCTTCCAGCTTTTATTGGACCTTTAAACACATTAAAGTTTGGACGATAAGAACAAGACGGAGATTATTTTCTCCTCGTATGTTGGAGCAGATCAGTGATGGCTTCGTCTTCAGCAGCTGGTTCTTTTGGCCTCCTGATCGTTACAGgatggattttattttattattgattATATTTACTCTCTAAATGTTAACGTCAGCCTGTGACCACAATCCAATCAACCCTGAGCTCTTTATGATGATGTCATGAGGGGAATCGGGTTGTTCTTTCGATGACTCTGAGAAACGTGAATCGAATTCAAAAGTTTCATCATGACACAATTtgacttgtttttctttgtgcgactactttttgttttacttattgTTAATaccctgtttatttatttattcatttgtttaaccatttatttaatcatttaattttaaCTTTGATTTATTAACATATTTATTCCTATTTTTTGCTGTAATTTGCAATCCTTACCTTGATTGAATCTTGAGcattatttaatttataaatgtattttaCTCTTCCATATTTATTTCCCAAAGAATATTCATCTCACCGTCTCCCTTTGactctttctgtttgtttgaatGAGCAAATGTCTGCCTCCGACATGTTGTTAATGCCGTTGTGTTGAACTGGGAGAACTGGGAAGGCTGTCAGACTGAACTGCCCATCTGGGCTAGTTTTCTGAAATCTGAACAATTTCCCCTGAAGGCTGTTTGAGTTTGGTTTGCAGGGATGTGAAAAACATTAACACACAACAGGAAAAACctgtgtctgtagctgggtgtgaCAGCTGCATTCCTGCTGTTATCTTTCTAAGAAACATGAAATTCAAGCAGGAGGAGGCGGGTAACATGAGCCACGAACGTGAAACTAAATCTGGTCAGAAAAGCTCTGGACATCTTATCTGCATCTTCTTGAGATTTTCTGCTGATTTATTCTGAAACGCGCTTCTGTGCTGCTGGGACTAATTGAGCTTTTCACagcccaagtaatgcctggaataagaccccaaatcaTGGTGAGTTGAAGACgagacgtctaggatgcagagcaggaacaaaatggaggaaaaggaggaggaagtttaaaccatttcttcccctgatcatgatgggaaatgtgagatcactggtgGATAAAATGGACGAGCTTAGAGCCCTGATGAggaaggaacagctctaacagctctctgctcagctctaagactatccgggcagacagagactgcagacagagcggtaacaagaaaggaggaggatcacagagctggttaacaacagatgctgtaatcctggacctggctgcaggaacagctctctgctcagctctaAGACTATCcaggcagacagagaccgcagacagagactgcagacaagagactgcagacagagcgctaacaggaaaggaggaggatcacagagctggttaacagcagatgctgtaatcctggacatgtcgcTGAGAAGGAGCGTCTATGCACCCCATatgttgaactgctggctgtgagcttctgtccatgtactgagagagttcacctgagttacctgctgacgctgtgtgtgacatcatcagttacctgctgacgctgtgtgtgacatcatcagctgagctgttgctaagctacagaaacccactgatggagacctctgaaggtttctaccacaccttcctctctgctgccctTCAGCTGGTTTACATTTCATGTTGTTATTTATCTgtaacagcagctgatctttgatAATAATGAATACTGTT
This genomic interval from Odontesthes bonariensis isolate fOdoBon6 chromosome 7, fOdoBon6.hap1, whole genome shotgun sequence contains the following:
- the mdkb gene encoding midkine b isoform X1, coding for MMRSLFSVTLLLLLALTLTAEANRRAKNQRGGKHDKSRPASECSPGETKYGKCVPEHGDCGEGLREATCKDHTDKIHCKIPCNWKKDISDCKYKFGPWSPCDTATNTKARSGTLKRALFNAECQTTVKVSKPCSHKVKKTRSKSRRPEVRRSRTEG
- the mdkb gene encoding midkine b isoform X2 encodes the protein MRSLFSVTLLLLLALTLTAEANRRAKNQRGGKHDKSRPASECSPGETKYGKCVPEHGDCGEGLREATCKDHTDKIHCKIPCNWKKDISDCKYKFGPWSPCDTATNTKARSGTLKRALFNAECQTTVKVSKPCSHKVKKTRSKSRRPEVRRSRTEG
- the mdkb gene encoding midkine b isoform X3 is translated as MMRSLFSVTLLLLLALTLTAEANRRAKNQRGGKHDKSRPASECSPGETKYGKCVPEHGDCGEGLREATCKDHTDKIHCKIPCNWKKDISDCKYKFGPWSPCDTATNTKARSGTLKRALFNAECQTTVKVSKPCSHKVKKTRSEKKSN